The Streptomyces sp. NBC_01255 genome window below encodes:
- a CDS encoding TerD family protein encodes MGVSLSKGGNVSLTKEAPGLTAVTVGLGWDVRTTTGTDFDLDASAILVSEEGKVRNDQDFVFFNNLKSADGSVEHTGDNLTGEGEGDDEQVKVSLATVPADVTKIVFPVSIYDAENRQQSFGQVRNAFIRVVNQAGGAEIARYDLSEDASTETAMVFGELYRHGAEWKFRAVGQGYASGLRGIAADFGVNV; translated from the coding sequence GTGGGAGTCAGCCTCAGCAAGGGCGGCAACGTCTCGCTGACCAAGGAGGCCCCTGGCCTCACCGCCGTGACCGTCGGTCTGGGCTGGGACGTCCGGACCACCACCGGTACGGACTTCGACCTCGACGCCAGCGCCATCCTGGTGAGCGAAGAGGGCAAGGTCCGCAACGACCAGGACTTCGTCTTCTTCAACAACCTCAAGAGCGCCGACGGCTCGGTCGAGCACACCGGTGACAACCTCACCGGCGAGGGCGAGGGCGACGACGAGCAGGTCAAGGTCAGCCTGGCGACCGTGCCGGCCGACGTGACCAAGATCGTCTTCCCGGTCTCGATCTACGACGCCGAGAACCGCCAGCAGTCCTTCGGCCAGGTGCGCAACGCGTTCATCCGCGTCGTGAACCAGGCCGGCGGCGCCGAGATCGCCCGCTACGACCTCTCCGAGGACGCCTCGACCGAGACCGCCATGGTCTTCGGCGAGCTGTACCGCCACGGCGCGGAGTGGAAGTTCCGCGCCGTCGGTCAGGGGTATGCCTCGGGTCTGCGCGGTATCGCGGCGGACTTCGGCGTCAACGTCTGA
- a CDS encoding TerD family protein has protein sequence MAFWGNLFPGRAAQFDMGGAASNTIDLTKRRPSVSLTKQGAATGNLRVNLSWRMRTSDLEGRSRQSGRLLRNPSQFFKPEVVQAHTQGMVNVDLDLGCLYELTDGSKGVVQPLGGFFGDLNGAPYVKLSGDDRFGGSSGETIFVNLDQRDEIKRLLFFVYIYDQTPAFDRTHAKITLYPSNGPRIEIDLDERAPQARSCAVFSVDNVKGDLTVRREVRFVYGFQAELDRLYGWGLQWGRGYKTKA, from the coding sequence ATGGCCTTCTGGGGCAACCTGTTTCCGGGGCGAGCGGCGCAGTTCGACATGGGCGGCGCCGCGTCGAACACGATCGATCTGACGAAGAGGCGCCCGTCGGTCTCGCTGACCAAGCAGGGCGCGGCGACCGGCAACCTCCGGGTCAACCTCTCCTGGCGGATGCGGACCTCCGACCTCGAAGGGCGCTCGCGCCAGAGCGGGCGGCTGCTCCGCAACCCCTCCCAGTTCTTCAAGCCCGAGGTCGTCCAGGCGCACACCCAGGGCATGGTCAACGTCGACCTGGACCTGGGCTGCCTCTACGAGCTCACCGACGGCAGCAAGGGCGTGGTGCAGCCGCTCGGCGGCTTCTTCGGCGACCTGAACGGCGCCCCGTACGTGAAGCTCAGCGGCGACGACCGCTTCGGCGGCTCCTCCGGGGAGACGATCTTCGTCAATCTGGACCAGCGGGACGAGATCAAGCGCCTGCTGTTCTTCGTGTACATCTACGACCAGACGCCGGCCTTCGACCGTACGCACGCCAAGATCACGCTCTATCCGAGCAACGGCCCACGGATCGAGATCGACCTCGACGAGCGCGCCCCGCAGGCCCGCTCCTGCGCGGTCTTCTCCGTGGACAACGTCAAGGGCGACCTGACGGTCCGCCGCGAGGTGCGGTTCGTGTACGGCTTCCAGGCCGAGCTGGACCGGCTGTACGGCTGGGGACTCCAGTGGGGGCGCGGCTACAAGACCAAGGCGTGA
- a CDS encoding TerD family protein produces the protein MGVTLAKGGNVSLTKAAPNLTKVLVGLGWDARSTTGAPFDLDASALLCQAGRVLGDEYFVFYNQLRSPEGSVEHTGDNLTGEGDGDDESLIVDLTQVPTHCDKIVFPVSIHDADNRGQSFGQVGNAFIRVVNQLDGQELARYDLSEDASSETAMIFGELYRYNGEWKFRAVGQGYASGLRGIALDFGVNVS, from the coding sequence ATGGGTGTCACACTCGCCAAGGGGGGCAACGTCTCCCTCACCAAGGCCGCTCCCAACCTCACCAAGGTCCTCGTCGGGCTCGGCTGGGACGCGCGTTCCACCACCGGAGCCCCCTTCGATCTCGACGCCAGCGCCCTGCTGTGCCAGGCCGGCCGCGTGCTGGGGGACGAGTACTTCGTCTTCTACAACCAGCTCCGCAGCCCCGAAGGCTCCGTCGAACACACCGGCGACAACCTCACGGGCGAGGGTGACGGGGACGACGAGTCCCTCATCGTGGACCTCACCCAGGTCCCCACCCACTGCGACAAGATCGTCTTCCCGGTCTCGATCCATGACGCCGACAACCGCGGGCAGAGCTTCGGTCAGGTCGGCAACGCCTTCATCCGCGTCGTGAACCAGCTCGACGGTCAGGAACTCGCCCGCTACGACCTCTCCGAGGACGCGTCGAGCGAGACCGCGATGATCTTCGGCGAGCTGTACCGCTACAACGGCGAATGGAAGTTCAGAGCGGTCGGTCAGGGGTACGCGTCCGGGCTCCGGGGCATCGCTCTAGACTTCGGGGTCAACGTTTCGTAA
- a CDS encoding peroxiredoxin, whose translation MAIEVGTEAPEFELKDNHGRTVRLSEFRGEKTVVLFFYPFAFTGVCTGELRELRDNLPTFVNDDTQLLAVSNDSMHTLRVFADQEDLDFPLLSDFWKHGEASRAYGVFDEEKGCAVRGTFIIDKAGVVRWTVVNALPDARDLGEYVKALDAI comes from the coding sequence ATGGCGATCGAGGTCGGCACCGAGGCCCCGGAATTCGAGCTGAAGGACAACCACGGACGCACCGTGCGGCTCTCGGAGTTCCGCGGCGAGAAGACTGTGGTGCTGTTCTTCTACCCCTTCGCCTTCACCGGCGTCTGCACCGGCGAGCTGCGCGAGCTGCGGGACAACCTCCCGACGTTCGTCAACGACGACACCCAGCTCCTCGCCGTCTCCAACGACTCGATGCACACCCTGCGCGTCTTCGCCGACCAGGAGGACCTGGACTTCCCGCTGCTCTCCGATTTCTGGAAGCACGGCGAGGCCTCCCGGGCCTACGGCGTCTTCGACGAGGAGAAGGGCTGCGCGGTGCGCGGCACCTTCATCATCGACAAGGCGGGCGTCGTTCGCTGGACCGTCGTGAACGCCCTTCCGGACGCCCGCGACCTCGGCGAGTACGTCAAGGCGCTCGACGCCATCTGA
- a CDS encoding DUF475 domain-containing protein yields MVLKTFGWSFAITALGLVAAVLYGGWEAFGIVAILCVLEISLSFDNAVVNAGILKKMNAFWQKIFLTIGVLIAVFGMRLVFPVVIVAISAKIGPIEAVDLALNDAERYEQLVTDAHPSIAAFGGMFLLMIFLDFIFEDRDIKWLGWLERPLAKLGKIDMLSVCIALIVLAISAMTFATQAHQHGGTHIDAASTVLLSGVFGLITYLVVGGLSSYFENKLEEEEEREHEAEEEAKRSGKKVSAVQLAGKAAFFMFLYLEVLDASFSFDGVIGAFAITNDIVLMALGLGVGAMYVRSLTVYLVRQGTLDDYVYLEHGAHYAIGALAAILMVSIRYEIPEIVTGGIGVALIAWSFWSSVRRNKALAAAEGGSGGAGDKTEVSSGV; encoded by the coding sequence GTGGTTCTGAAAACCTTCGGCTGGTCGTTCGCGATCACTGCGCTCGGTCTGGTCGCAGCGGTGCTCTACGGGGGGTGGGAGGCATTCGGGATCGTCGCGATCCTCTGCGTCCTGGAGATCTCGCTGTCCTTCGACAACGCGGTGGTCAACGCCGGAATCCTGAAGAAGATGAATGCCTTCTGGCAGAAGATCTTCCTCACCATCGGTGTGCTCATCGCCGTGTTCGGCATGCGACTGGTCTTCCCCGTCGTGATCGTCGCGATCAGCGCCAAGATCGGCCCCATCGAGGCCGTCGATCTCGCTCTCAACGACGCCGAGCGCTACGAGCAGCTCGTGACCGACGCGCACCCGTCGATCGCGGCCTTCGGCGGCATGTTCCTGCTGATGATCTTCCTCGACTTCATCTTCGAGGACCGTGACATCAAGTGGCTCGGCTGGCTGGAGCGCCCGCTGGCCAAGCTCGGCAAGATCGACATGCTGTCGGTCTGCATCGCCCTCATCGTCCTGGCGATCAGCGCCATGACCTTCGCGACCCAGGCCCACCAGCACGGCGGTACGCACATCGACGCGGCGTCGACCGTCCTGCTCTCGGGCGTCTTCGGTCTCATCACGTACCTCGTCGTCGGCGGTCTCTCCAGCTACTTCGAGAACAAGCTGGAGGAGGAAGAGGAGCGCGAGCACGAGGCCGAGGAAGAGGCCAAGCGCAGCGGCAAGAAGGTCTCCGCGGTCCAGCTGGCCGGCAAGGCCGCCTTCTTCATGTTCCTCTACCTGGAGGTCCTCGACGCCTCCTTCTCGTTCGACGGTGTCATCGGCGCCTTCGCCATCACCAACGACATCGTCCTGATGGCGCTCGGCCTCGGCGTCGGTGCCATGTACGTCCGTTCGCTGACGGTCTACCTGGTCCGTCAGGGCACCCTCGACGACTACGTCTACCTGGAGCACGGCGCCCACTACGCGATCGGCGCCCTGGCCGCGATCCTCATGGTCTCCATCCGCTACGAGATCCCCGAGATCGTCACCGGCGGCATCGGTGTCGCCCTCATCGCCTGGTCCTTCTGGTCCTCCGTCCGGCGCAACAAGGCCCTCGCGGCGGCCGAGGGCGGCTCGGGCGGCGCGGGCGACAAGACAGAGGTCTCCTCCGGGGTGTGA
- a CDS encoding potassium channel family protein, with protein sequence MKVRWKSWERRTQTPLLVLAVAFGIAYAVPIVAPDAAPWVHRLCTHVEWAVWAAFALDYLVRLALAPARWAFVRSHPLDLLAVLLPMVQPLRLLRVVSTLLLVGRRARMAPQITLTTYVAGAVVGLMMFGSLAVLHVERDAPDGNIKTLGDAVWWSFTTMTTVGYGDHAPTTGLGRVLAVGLMLSGIALLGVVTANIAAWFIARFDRDDAVERRQTELLEALTLEVRELRAEVARLSPSDGPRGVPAPAGPSEPAVSAEPVVPAGPTAPTAPRA encoded by the coding sequence ATGAAGGTTCGCTGGAAGAGCTGGGAAAGGCGCACCCAGACACCCCTGCTGGTGCTGGCCGTGGCCTTCGGCATCGCCTACGCCGTGCCGATCGTGGCTCCCGATGCCGCCCCCTGGGTGCACCGGCTGTGCACCCATGTCGAGTGGGCGGTGTGGGCGGCCTTCGCGCTGGACTATCTGGTCCGGCTCGCTCTCGCCCCGGCCCGCTGGGCCTTCGTGCGTTCCCACCCCCTGGATCTGCTCGCGGTCCTGTTGCCGATGGTGCAGCCGCTGCGGCTGCTGCGCGTCGTCTCCACGCTCCTCCTCGTGGGCCGGCGGGCCCGGATGGCCCCGCAGATAACGCTCACCACCTATGTGGCGGGCGCGGTCGTCGGGTTGATGATGTTCGGCTCGCTGGCCGTGCTGCACGTCGAGCGGGACGCCCCGGACGGCAACATCAAGACACTCGGGGACGCGGTCTGGTGGTCCTTCACCACGATGACGACGGTCGGCTACGGCGACCACGCCCCGACCACAGGTCTCGGCCGGGTCCTCGCGGTCGGTCTGATGCTGTCGGGCATCGCCCTGCTGGGTGTGGTCACCGCGAACATCGCGGCCTGGTTCATCGCCCGCTTCGACCGGGACGACGCGGTGGAGCGCCGGCAGACCGAGCTGCTGGAGGCGCTGACCCTGGAGGTGCGGGAGCTGCGCGCGGAGGTGGCGCGCCTCTCCCCGTCGGACGGCCCCCGGGGCGTCCCCGCGCCCGCCGGGCCCTCCGAGCCCGCCGTGTCCGCCGAGCCCGTGGTTCCCGCCGGGCCTACCGCTCCTACCGCTCCCAGAGCTTGA
- a CDS encoding TerD family protein, which produces MTHAMLKGSNVPLDTAAVRAVLCWTPGPGVPDVDASALLLGADGRVRSDEDFVFYNQPRHPSGCVRRLPKKRVAQGLTDTVEADLTGLAASVDRVVVAASSDGGTFRSVSDLRILLYDATAGPDREPLALFDVTAETGEETAVICGELYRRGDGWKFRAVGQGYPTGLVGLATDFGISVDEDAQEAAQEAAQEAAQGVQDLPEAQEGTTGAPAPVFPVAGAPDLDATVIHAPVPPQPTAPPVPDRAPAYGYPQQPVNAPAQPPAPAYGYPQPVHRPDPHAAPEFRMPPMGPQFVRS; this is translated from the coding sequence ATGACGCACGCGATGCTGAAGGGCTCCAACGTCCCTCTCGACACCGCGGCCGTACGGGCCGTGCTCTGCTGGACCCCGGGCCCCGGGGTCCCCGACGTGGATGCCTCGGCCCTGCTCCTGGGCGCCGACGGGCGCGTGCGGTCCGACGAGGACTTCGTGTTCTACAACCAGCCGCGCCACCCCTCGGGGTGCGTGCGGCGGCTGCCGAAGAAGCGGGTGGCCCAGGGGCTTACGGACACCGTGGAGGCCGATCTGACCGGCCTGGCGGCCTCGGTCGACCGGGTGGTCGTCGCGGCCTCCTCCGACGGCGGCACCTTCCGGTCCGTCTCCGACCTGCGGATCCTGCTGTACGACGCGACGGCAGGACCGGACCGCGAGCCGCTGGCGCTGTTCGACGTGACGGCGGAGACCGGCGAGGAGACGGCGGTCATCTGCGGCGAGCTGTACCGGCGCGGGGACGGCTGGAAGTTCCGCGCGGTGGGGCAGGGCTATCCGACGGGCCTCGTCGGTCTCGCCACGGACTTCGGCATCTCGGTCGACGAGGACGCGCAGGAGGCGGCCCAGGAAGCCGCTCAGGAAGCCGCTCAGGGCGTCCAGGACCTCCCCGAGGCCCAGGAGGGCACCACCGGCGCCCCGGCCCCCGTGTTCCCCGTCGCCGGGGCCCCTGATCTCGACGCGACCGTGATCCACGCCCCCGTACCGCCGCAGCCGACGGCGCCGCCCGTGCCGGACCGGGCGCCCGCCTACGGGTACCCCCAGCAGCCGGTGAACGCCCCAGCCCAGCCCCCGGCTCCCGCCTACGGCTACCCGCAGCCCGTCCACCGGCCGGACCCGCACGCGGCTCCGGAGTTCCGGATGCCGCCCATGGGCCCCCAGTTCGTCAGGTCGTGA
- the aceE gene encoding pyruvate dehydrogenase (acetyl-transferring), homodimeric type, producing MAPGSDRNPIIIGGLPSQVPDFDPEETQEWLDSLDAAVDERGRERARYLMLRLIERARERRVAVPEMRSTDYVNTIATKDEPFFPGNEEIERKVLNATRWNAAVMVSRAQRPGIGVGGHIATFASSASLYDVGFNHFFRGKDEGDGGDQIFFQGHASPGIYARAYLLDRLNDTQLDGFRQEKSRFPNGLSSYPHPRLMPDFWEFPTVSMGLGPLGAIYQARMNRYMEARGIADTSKSHVWAFLGDGEMDEVESVGQLSIAAREGLDNLTFVVNCNLQRLDGPVRGNGKIIQELESIFRGNGWNVIKLIWDRSWDPLLAQDRDGILVNKFNTTPDGQFQTYATETGAYIRDHFFGDDHRLRAMVEGMSDKQVLHLGRGGHDHKKIYAAYAAAKAHAGQPTVILAQTVKGWTLGPNFEGRNATHQMKKLTVDDLKRFRDRLHIPVTDRQLEDGLPPYYHPGRNSEEIQYMHDRRNALGGYVPTRVVRAKPLVLPDDKTYAAAKKGSGQQSIATTMAFVRILKDLMRDKEIGKRFVLIAPDEYRTFGMDAFFPSAKIYNPLGQQYEAVDRELLLAYKESPTGQMLHDGISEAGCTASLIAAGSAYATHGEPLIPVYVFYSMFGFQRTGDQFWQMADQLSRGFVLGATAGRTTLTGEGLQHADGHSHLLASTNPACIAYDPAYGFEIAHIVKDGLRRMYGPAAEDVFYYLTVYNEPIQHPAEPADVDVEGILAGIHRFKPAEAGLIPAQIMASGVAVPWAIEAQRILAEEWNVRADVWSATSWTELRREAVAVEEHNLLHPDEEQLVPYVTRKLQGAEGPFVAVSDWMRAVPDQISRWVPGQYTSLGADGFGFADTRGAARRYFHIDAQSVVLSVLTELARDGKIDRSALKQAVDRYQLLDVAAADPGAAGGDA from the coding sequence GTGGCTCCCGGATCCGATCGCAACCCGATCATCATTGGCGGCCTTCCCAGCCAGGTCCCGGATTTCGACCCGGAAGAGACCCAGGAATGGCTCGACTCCCTCGACGCTGCCGTCGACGAGCGGGGCCGGGAGCGGGCCCGCTACCTCATGCTCCGGCTGATCGAGCGGGCGCGCGAGAGGCGCGTGGCCGTACCCGAGATGCGCAGCACGGACTACGTCAACACCATCGCCACCAAGGACGAGCCGTTCTTCCCCGGCAATGAGGAGATCGAGCGCAAGGTCCTCAACGCCACGCGGTGGAACGCGGCCGTGATGGTCTCGCGCGCCCAGCGGCCGGGCATCGGCGTCGGCGGTCACATCGCCACGTTCGCCTCCTCGGCCTCCCTCTACGACGTCGGCTTCAACCACTTCTTCCGCGGCAAGGACGAGGGCGACGGCGGCGACCAGATCTTCTTCCAGGGGCACGCCTCCCCCGGCATCTACGCCCGCGCCTACCTCCTGGACCGGCTGAACGACACCCAGCTCGACGGCTTCCGCCAGGAGAAGTCGAGGTTCCCGAACGGCCTTTCGTCGTACCCGCACCCCCGGCTGATGCCGGACTTCTGGGAGTTCCCGACGGTGTCGATGGGCCTCGGCCCGCTCGGCGCGATCTACCAGGCCCGGATGAACCGGTACATGGAGGCGCGCGGCATCGCCGACACCTCCAAGTCGCACGTCTGGGCGTTCCTCGGCGACGGCGAGATGGACGAGGTCGAGTCGGTCGGCCAGCTCTCCATCGCCGCCCGCGAGGGCCTGGACAACCTGACCTTCGTCGTCAACTGCAACCTCCAGCGGCTCGACGGCCCGGTGCGCGGCAACGGCAAGATCATCCAGGAGCTGGAGTCGATCTTCCGGGGCAACGGCTGGAACGTCATCAAGCTGATCTGGGACCGCTCCTGGGACCCGCTGCTCGCGCAGGACCGCGACGGCATCCTGGTCAACAAGTTCAACACCACCCCGGACGGCCAGTTCCAGACGTACGCGACGGAGACCGGCGCCTACATCCGTGACCACTTCTTCGGCGACGACCACCGGCTGCGGGCGATGGTCGAGGGCATGTCGGACAAGCAGGTCCTGCACCTGGGACGCGGCGGCCACGACCACAAGAAGATCTACGCGGCCTACGCGGCGGCGAAGGCGCACGCGGGCCAGCCGACCGTGATCCTCGCCCAGACCGTCAAGGGCTGGACGCTGGGCCCGAACTTCGAGGGCCGCAACGCGACCCACCAGATGAAGAAGCTGACGGTCGACGACCTCAAGCGCTTCCGCGACCGGCTGCACATCCCGGTGACGGACCGGCAGTTGGAGGACGGCCTGCCGCCGTACTACCACCCGGGCCGGAACTCCGAGGAGATCCAGTACATGCACGACCGGCGCAACGCGCTGGGCGGGTACGTGCCGACCCGTGTCGTGCGGGCGAAGCCGCTGGTCCTCCCCGACGACAAGACCTACGCGGCGGCCAAGAAGGGCTCGGGGCAGCAGTCGATCGCCACGACGATGGCCTTCGTCCGCATCCTGAAGGACCTCATGCGGGACAAGGAGATCGGCAAGCGCTTCGTGCTGATCGCCCCCGACGAGTACCGCACCTTCGGCATGGACGCCTTCTTCCCGAGCGCCAAGATCTACAACCCGCTGGGCCAGCAGTACGAGGCGGTGGACCGCGAACTCCTCCTCGCCTACAAGGAGTCGCCGACCGGTCAGATGCTGCACGACGGCATCTCCGAGGCCGGCTGCACGGCCTCGCTGATCGCCGCGGGCTCGGCGTACGCCACGCACGGCGAACCGCTGATCCCGGTGTACGTCTTCTACTCGATGTTCGGTTTCCAGCGGACCGGCGACCAGTTCTGGCAGATGGCGGACCAGCTGTCGCGCGGCTTCGTGCTCGGCGCCACCGCCGGCCGCACGACGCTGACCGGCGAGGGCCTCCAGCACGCGGACGGCCACTCGCACCTGCTCGCCTCGACCAACCCGGCCTGCATCGCCTACGACCCGGCCTACGGTTTCGAGATCGCGCACATCGTCAAGGACGGCCTGCGCCGGATGTACGGCCCGGCCGCCGAGGACGTCTTCTACTACCTGACCGTCTACAACGAGCCGATCCAGCACCCGGCCGAGCCGGCGGACGTGGACGTCGAGGGCATCCTCGCCGGTATCCACCGCTTCAAGCCGGCCGAGGCCGGTCTGATCCCGGCGCAGATCATGGCCTCCGGTGTCGCCGTGCCATGGGCGATCGAGGCGCAGCGGATCCTCGCCGAGGAGTGGAACGTGCGGGCCGACGTCTGGTCCGCGACCTCCTGGACCGAGCTGCGCCGCGAGGCCGTGGCCGTCGAGGAGCACAATCTGCTCCACCCCGACGAGGAGCAGCTCGTCCCGTACGTGACGCGCAAGCTCCAGGGCGCGGAGGGCCCGTTCGTGGCGGTCTCGGACTGGATGCGCGCGGTCCCGGACCAGATCTCCCGCTGGGTCCCGGGCCAGTACACCTCGCTGGGCGCGGACGGCTTCGGCTTCGCGGACACGCGGGGCGCGGCCCGTCGCTACTTCCACATCGACGCCCAGTCGGTCGTGCTCTCGGTGCTGACCGAACTCGCCCGCGACGGCAAGATCGACCGGTCGGCCCTGAAGCAGGCCGTGGACCGCTACCAGCTGCTCGACGTGGCGGCCGCCGACCCGGGCGCCGCGGGCGGCGACGCGTGA
- a CDS encoding peptidase inhibitor family I36 protein: MYSYTKTALATAAAAVLTALLTGLLVAPAPAAAAPSGTALGACGPGRLCLWPKPDFKGRVQSHELATTDIDSCVALPPGTSAQSLANRTGRPVTTYQSAECAEAGEFETYPGRGTWVPQTPYEVRAFKLWER; the protein is encoded by the coding sequence ATGTACTCGTATACGAAGACCGCGCTCGCCACGGCGGCCGCGGCCGTCCTGACCGCGCTTCTGACCGGGCTCCTGGTCGCCCCGGCCCCGGCGGCGGCCGCACCGTCCGGGACCGCCCTCGGGGCCTGCGGTCCCGGCCGGCTCTGCCTCTGGCCCAAGCCCGACTTCAAGGGCCGGGTCCAGAGCCACGAGCTGGCCACGACCGACATCGACAGCTGTGTCGCCCTGCCGCCCGGCACCTCGGCGCAGTCCCTCGCGAACCGCACGGGCCGGCCGGTCACCACGTACCAGTCGGCGGAGTGCGCGGAGGCGGGGGAGTTCGAGACCTACCCGGGGCGGGGGACCTGGGTGCCGCAGACGCCCTACGAGGTCAGAGCGTTCAAGCTCTGGGAGCGGTAG
- a CDS encoding DUF3052 domain-containing protein, with the protein MSATADHAEERTNPAARLGFEPGQVVQEIGYDDDVDQDLREGIESIIGAELVDEEYDDVADAVVIWFRDEDGDLTDALVDAIGLLEDGGVIWLLTPKTGRDGYIEPSDINDAAQTAGLSQTKSISVAKDWAGARLVAPKR; encoded by the coding sequence GTGAGCGCGACCGCGGACCACGCGGAGGAGCGGACCAACCCGGCAGCGAGGCTGGGGTTCGAGCCTGGCCAGGTGGTCCAGGAGATCGGCTACGACGACGACGTCGACCAGGATCTCCGTGAAGGCATCGAGTCCATCATCGGCGCCGAGCTCGTGGACGAGGAGTACGACGACGTCGCCGACGCCGTCGTGATCTGGTTCCGCGACGAGGACGGCGATCTCACCGACGCACTGGTGGACGCCATCGGTCTTCTGGAGGACGGCGGCGTGATCTGGCTGCTGACGCCGAAGACCGGCCGTGACGGCTACATCGAGCCGAGCGATATCAACGATGCCGCGCAGACTGCTGGTCTCTCCCAGACCAAGAGCATCAGCGTCGCCAAGGACTGGGCGGGCGCCCGTCTGGTGGCCCCCAAGCGCTGA
- a CDS encoding HpcH/HpaI aldolase/citrate lyase family protein yields MRHFGHIPSATRTGLFHSEPAAFTADSPARTLAVALGATLYSPATRPRLADDIRKQAARGVVSMVLCLEDSISDADVAEGESNLVRQFADLAAGSVTDADTATDVPLLFIRVRDPRQITDLVARLGETVRLLSGFVLPKFTETRGHAFLEALTQAERTSGRRLFAMPVLESPELLHLETRAETLAGIASITDKYRDRVLALRLGVTDFCSAYGLRRSPDMTAYDVKIVANVIADVVNVLGRSDGTGFTVTGPVWEYFRPGERMFKPQLRRSPFLEGRAEDLRTALIEHDLDGLLREIELDRANGLLGKTCIHPTHVVPVHALSVVSHEEWSDAQDILRPEQGGGGVLRSAYTNKMNEVKPHRAWAERILLRAEVFGVAKEDVGFVDLLTAGLAG; encoded by the coding sequence ATGCGTCATTTCGGGCACATCCCGTCCGCAACGCGGACCGGGTTGTTCCACAGCGAGCCGGCCGCGTTCACGGCCGACTCGCCCGCGCGCACGCTCGCCGTGGCCCTCGGTGCCACGCTCTACAGCCCGGCCACCCGGCCGCGGCTGGCCGACGACATCCGCAAACAGGCGGCGCGCGGAGTGGTCTCCATGGTGCTCTGCCTGGAGGACTCCATCAGCGACGCCGACGTCGCGGAGGGCGAGAGCAACCTCGTCCGGCAGTTCGCCGACCTCGCCGCCGGGTCCGTGACGGACGCCGACACCGCCACGGACGTACCCCTGCTCTTCATCCGGGTCCGCGATCCGCGCCAGATCACCGACCTCGTCGCCCGGCTCGGCGAAACGGTCCGGCTGCTGTCCGGATTCGTACTGCCCAAGTTCACCGAGACCCGCGGCCACGCCTTCCTCGAAGCGCTCACCCAGGCCGAGCGGACGAGCGGCAGGCGCCTCTTCGCCATGCCCGTCCTGGAGTCCCCCGAGCTCCTCCACCTGGAGACCCGGGCCGAGACCCTCGCCGGCATCGCCTCGATCACCGACAAGTACCGCGACCGCGTCCTCGCCCTGCGCCTCGGCGTCACCGACTTCTGCTCGGCCTACGGACTGCGCCGCTCGCCCGACATGACCGCCTACGACGTCAAGATCGTCGCCAACGTCATCGCCGACGTCGTCAACGTCCTCGGCCGCTCCGACGGCACCGGCTTCACCGTCACCGGACCCGTCTGGGAGTACTTCCGGCCCGGCGAGCGCATGTTCAAGCCGCAGCTGCGCCGCAGCCCCTTCCTGGAGGGCCGGGCCGAGGACCTGCGCACCGCCCTCATCGAGCACGACCTCGACGGACTGCTGCGCGAGATCGAGCTCGACCGCGCGAACGGCCTGCTCGGCAAGACCTGCATCCACCCCACCCATGTGGTGCCGGTGCACGCCCTCTCCGTGGTCAGCCACGAGGAGTGGAGCGACGCCCAGGACATCCTCCGGCCCGAACAGGGCGGCGGCGGGGTGCTGCGCTCCGCGTATACGAACAAGATGAACGAAGTGAAGCCGCATCGCGCGTGGGCCGAACGCATCCTCCTGCGCGCCGAGGTCTTCGGCGTCGCGAAGG